The following are encoded in a window of Psilocybe cubensis strain MGC-MH-2018 chromosome 4, whole genome shotgun sequence genomic DNA:
- a CDS encoding Major facilitator-type transporter ecdD — MAGGPGGDGGGIQSNSVFWSVVMSLFAAFGGILFGYDTGTISGIIAMDDWLHTFGKFDESLGFYLPTKDKSLVVSILSAGTFFGALLAYPLGDRLGRKLGIMVGCLVFFVGTGLQLDTAWVAFVIGRVVAGFGVGIVSCLVPMYQSECAPKSIRGLIVGAYQLAITIGALLAAIVLNATKDEQSHSSWRTPIGVQFAWGAILGGGMIFLPESPRFLLLKGKQAAARKALGRLMSAPADSPDVEEECLAITAALTLEQSETAASYLDCFKNNEAHYGLRTWTGIWLQAWQQLTGINFIFYYGTTFFMQAGIKNPFIITIIADVVNTAMTLIGLPFIDRLGRRKLLLIGAAGMCFCEFIVAIVGVTAGDVQPDGSVNLAAQRVLIAFVCIYIAFFAISWGPVGWVVTSEVSPLAIRAKAMSLSVASNWLWNFAIGYATPYLVNPTTYGINGEKAANLGVKVFFIWGGTCAGSFIFTYFFIPETRGLSLEQIDRLYKESSIVNSTSYRQKIIDSDNNLDHSFGLQQKEVQDIQHVEHEKLADSEKSSTN, encoded by the exons ATGGCTGGAGGACCTGGAGGAGATGGTGGAGGCATTCAGTCCAACTCGGTGTTCTGGTCGGTTGTGATGTCCCTCTTTGCTG CATTTGGTGGTATCCTGTTTGG TTATGATACAGGAACAATCTCTGGTATCATCGCCATGGATGATTGGTTGCACACTTTCGGAAAATTTGACGAATCATTGGGATTCTATCTGCCCACTAAGGACAAGTCCCTCGTT GTGTCGATTCTTTCTGCTGGTACCTTCTTTGGAGCTCTTCTTGCTTATCCTCTCGGTGATAGGCTTGGGCGAAAACTCGGCATAATGGTCGGATGCTTGGTGTTCTTCGTCGGTACTGGTCTGCAACTTGACACCGCTTGGGTCGCTTTCGTCATTGGGCGGGTCGTCGCTGGTTTCGGTGTCGGCATCGTGTCGTGTTTGGTTCCTATGTACCAATCTGAATGTGCCCCAAAAAGCATCCGTGGTCTTATTGTCGGTGCTTACCAACTTGCCA TCACCATCGGTGCTCTTCTTGCTGCCATTGTTTTGAACGCGACCAAGGATGAACAAAGCCATAGCTCTTGGAGAACTCCTATTGGAGTCCAATTTGCCTGGGGTGCCATCCTCGGTGGTGGGATGATTTTCCTTCCCGAGTCTCCTCGTTTCCTCCTGCTCAAAGGCAAGCAAGCGGCTGCTCGCAAGGCTCTTGGACGCTTGATGAGTGCACCCGCTGATTCCCCTGACGTCGAGGAGGAATGCCTTGCTATTACAGCCGCTCTTACTCTTGAGCAGTCTGAGACCGCTGCGAGCTACTTGGATTgcttcaagaacaacgaAGCGCACTACGGACTTCGCACATGGACCGGTATCTGGCTCCAGGCATGGCAGCAACTTACCGGTATCAACTTCATCTTCTATTACGGAACTACTTTCTTCATGCAAGCCGGTATCAAAAACCCTTTCATCATCAC TATCATTGCCGATGTAGTTAACACTGCCATGACATTGATTGGCCTCCCCTTCATTGATCGCCTTGGACGAAGAAAATTGCTTCTCATTGGTGCCGCTGGAATGTGTTTCTGCGAGTTCATTGTCGCTATTGTCGGTGTCACTGCTGGAGACGTCCAGCCCGATGGATCTGTCAATTTGGCCGCTCAGCGTGTTCTCATCGCCTTTGTTTGCAT TTATATCGCATTCTTTGCTATTTCATGGGGTCCCGTCGGATGGGTCGTCACCTCAGAGGTATCTCCTCTGGCTATTCGTGCCAAAGCCATGTCGCTCTCCGTCGCCTCTAACTGGCTTTGGAACTTCGCCATCGGATATGCCACTCCTTACCTTGTCAACCCCACCACATATGGTATCAACGGTGAGAAGGCCGCCAATCTCGGTGTCAaggtcttcttcatctggGGTGGAACATGCGCTGGCTCGTTCATCTTCACATACTTCTTCATCCCCGAAACCCGTGGTCTTTCGCTTGAACAGATTGACAGGCTGTACAAGGAGTCATCCATCGTCAACTCCACTTCCTACCGCCAGAAGATCATCGATTCTGACAATAACCTTGACCACTCTTTTGGATTACAGCAGAAAGAAGTT CAGGACATCCAGCACGTCGAACACGAGAAACTTGCAGACTCGGAAAAATCAAGCACTAATTGA
- a CDS encoding Protein adenylyltransferase FICD, with the protein MADFPSSYEAISRLADLLSPYDVGTVPGFLRFLKWSNSVLIDNGALMFFTHLDLPNNDINISVSEANEYRVDAFCYNHGYVLVDRTDDNRPSSYIQRVSVFRHPTSTVSIIITVSASSLNFLPIFSAASTLHMNFISHEGAVCLYPDLLNNKSAVIQFAQRDDEPLISSYRSYGFNLRHQGSSRDHYCMKSPKSLTGNNVLFIPFSADGESAAPCHNAFGVTDVIWRLGGQCCDDHARIATVIDVPSKNIYKWLVRNHLATVGSSRDGSTWSQTTMESYASEALQEIPDLISQEDRERLIQTNELADTVSLYEELLEKYPERAHPYFLVRKANLVLRLGGDAIALGLYRKAQDILCRLSVCDEKLDVFLQAISERTERLANALLEKSCQVTYYRPWKPTKEYKFPTDQPQLPPGASELKERWNTLNQDPTFYASYLVKLAIETNHVESTFLLKEKSMQDLIRRGLDEGVISTEPHSPLSHPDKIRSILRDTVTAYQQLTPLVNNTAPLSMSAACAIHATLMKTSRFLESRYIAPGATRAETWKTVVISGSYNVQMCPYPEVDKEFEYICRMAKQWIRTWRNPFASASWTHLTLVSCHPFDDGNGRLVRIIASLPLLQHKFPPISITMAQRAEYYKGIVKARDGDHTDMLRCFVEGMKETLDLVESLRNS; encoded by the exons ATGGCTGACTTCCCATCGTCATATGAAG CTATTTCAAGACTAGCAGACCTGCTTAGTCCATACGACGTCGGCACCGTACCTGGTTTCTTGCGCTTTTTAAAGTGGTCTAACAGTGTTTTGATTGATAATGGGGCTCTAATGTTTTTCACGCATCTGGACCTGCCAAACAACGACATCAATATTAGCGTTTCTGAGGCTAACGAGTACCGAGTCGATGCGTTCTGCTACAACCACGGTTATGTTTTGGTGGATAGAACGGATGACAATAGACCAAGTTCTTACATCCAGCGCGTCTCTGTGTTCCGCCATCCAACGTCAACGGTGTCTATAATCATCACAGTCTCGGCATCATCATTAAATTTCCTTCCAATCTTCTCAGCAGCATCAACTCTCCACATGAACTTCATTAGCCATGAGGGAGCTGTCTGCCTGTATCCAGACCTACTCAACAACAAATCGGCAGTTATTCAATTTGCGCAACGTGATGATGAGCCTCTCATCTCGTCGTACCGATCTTACGGATTCAACTTGCGCCATCAGGGCTCTTCACGGGATCACTATTGCATGAAGTCACCAAAATCGCTGACTGGTAACAACGTACTCTTTATCCCTTTCTCAGCGGACGGCGAGTCGGCCGCGCCATGCCACAACGCTTTCGGAGTGACCGACGTGATTTGGAGGCTTGGTGGACAATGTTGTGATGACCATGCACGGATTGCCACAGTAATTGATGTGCCATCGAAGAACATAT ATAAATGGTTAGTACGTAATCATTTGGCAACTGTTGGCTCTTCCCGCGATGGTTCCACTTGGAGTCAAACCACGATGGAGTCATACGCTTCAGAAGCCCTGCAG GAAATACCCGACCTTATATCCCAGGAGGACAGAGAACGACTGATACAAACAAACGAACTAGCTGACACAGTATCATTATATGAAGAATTGCTCGAGAAATACCCAGAACGCGCCCACCCTTATTTCTTAGTCAGGAAAGCTAATCTGGTTCTTCGGCTTGGAGGAGATGCGATTGCACTTGGTCTTTACAGGAAA GCGCAGGACATTTTGTGCCGCTTGAGCGTTTGCGATGAAAAGCTGGATGTGTTTTTGCAGGCAATTTCAGAGAGAACTGAGCGGTTGGCGAACGCGCTGTTGGAGAAATCGTGTCAAG TGACCTATTATCGCCCTTGGAAGCCGACGAAGGAATACAAATTTCCGACAGATCAACCGCAGCTGCCTCCCGGTGCTTCTGAGCTCAAAGAGCGATGGAACACATTGAACCAAGATCCAACCTTTTACGCATCGTACCTTGTCAAATTGGCCATTGAAACGAATCACGTAGAAAGTACATTCTTGCTGAAGGAGAAG TCTATGCAAGACCTTATCAGGCGTGGACTAGATGAAGGTGTAATTTCAACAGAACCGCATAGCCCGCTATCCCATCCAGACAAGATTCGATCTATCTTGAGAGATACAGTCACT GCCTATCAGCAATTAACCCCcctcgtcaacaacaccgcTCCCCTCTCCATGTCCGCAGCATGCGCAATTCACGCTACCCTCATGAAGACTAGTCGATTTCTGGAGAGCCGCTACATCGCACCCGGGGCTACACGTGCAGAGACATGGAAAACAGTCGTGATATCAGGCAGCTACAATGTTCAAATGTGCCCATACCCAGAGGTCGACAAGGAGTTTGAGTATATATGCAGAATGGCCAAG CAATGGATCAGGACGTGGAGGAATCCGTTCGCTAGTGCTAGCTGGACGCACCTCACGTTAGTTAGCTGTCATCCATTTGAT GATGGAAATGGGCGACTCGTGCGTATCATTGCATCGCTCCCGCTACTGCAGCATAAATTCCCTCCTATCTCAATAACAATGGCGCAGAGAGCTGAGTATTATAAAGGGATTGTGAAA GCTCGTGATGGAGATCACACAGATATGCTGCGATGCTTTGTCGAGGGGATGAAGGAGACCCTTGATCTGGTTGAAAGTCTTAGAAATTCATGA